A window of Candidatus Sulfotelmatobacter sp. genomic DNA:
CGCCAAACCGACGAGCCCGAGATCGAGCGCGAGCTCCAGATACCCGTCGTGCGCGTGGAACGGCCGCCAGCCGGACGTTCCCGGATTGAACTGCAAGAACGACCCACCCGGCTCCCAGAACACGTCATAGCCGTAGCCGACGAGCGGGTGCGCCGCGATCGCCTGCACGACGTGCGTCCAGATCTCGAGCCGCCCGGTGAGCGTCGCATCGCGGCCGAGCAGCGCGAAGACGGGGTTCTGCGTGCCGTCGGTAGCCAAGGCGGCGCCCGCGACGAGCGCTACGGCCAGCACCACGATGCCGGCGATCAGCGGACGCGCGCGTCGCCGGTTCGCCGCGAAGGCGACGACCATGGCGACCGCGCAGACGAGCAAGGTCAGGAGCGCCGTCGCCGAGCGCGTGGCGGCGAGCTCGACCAGGCACAGCACTCCACCCGCCCAGAAGAACGCCGAGGGCGCCCCGCGCCGGCGCCAGGCGGCCATCGCGACGGTGATGATGCCGAAGGCCAGGAAGAGCCCGAGCCGGTTCTTGTGCGCGAAGATGCCGCGCAGCGCGCCGGCATACTCCAGGTGCATCAAGCCGGCGTCGGGCGAGACGATGACGACGGCCAAGCTCAGCACGGCTGCCGCGATGACGACGACGGCGAAGGTATCGATGAAGCTCTCGAGCGTGAAGCGCGACACGATGAAGTACGCGCACGCGGTGGTTCCGACCAATCCGATGGCCCGCCGCGCCGTCGCTCCGGGATCGTCCGACCACAGCGTCGAGAGGACCGCCAGCGCGACCAGCGCGACGACCAGCCACGACGAACGGATCAGCGCGGCAAGGCCGGCCGAGTGCCGCGCCAGGCCGACGACGGCGATGACGTAGAGTCCGCCCCAGACGGCTTCGGAGAGCGGGGAGCTCGTCTCGACCAGCGCGCTGAACTCTTGGTCCGGCGTCGTGATGCGTACGACGAGGATGCCCAGCAAGATGACTGCGAAGACGAACAGGCGATCGAGCAGGGTCGGCTCCGCGGCTAGGCGCGAGGACGATGACGTCATCGTCACATTTCCGTTCCGTACCGAAGCGTGCTCGGACGATCGTACTCCAGGAAGAGCACGCCGAACGCGCCGGCGAGCATGCCCGCGCCACGGGCGAAGTCGACCAGTGCTTCCACCGCGCCGGTGCGGCCGCGAACGGCGAGCCGTACCGGCAGGCTCGCGAGGCCGAACGTCACCCAGAACAGCGCCTTGGCCACCCGCATGGCGATCACGCGCGCCGTGCCGAGGATGCGCAGGTCGCAGTACCACAGCGTGTTGCCCCGGCGAAACGCGCGCCGCAGGATGTACGCCGCGCAAAGCCGGTTCGGCATCACCTGCTCGGTGGCGACGGCGTTCGCCGCGTACACGATCTCGCCGCCGCGCGCCAGCAGCTCGCGGAAGAAAAACTGATCCTCGCCGCCGGCCGCGTTGAAGGCCGGATCGAAGCCGATCTCGTTGAGCGCCGGCGCACGTAACCGCAAGAGCGCGTTGCCGGTGCAGCCGTCGCGGAGCTGGGCGCCGTCGTGAAAGCGCGGCATGTCGTAGAAGGCGCCCCGGCGGATCCAGGCGGGAGCGGACGCGGGCACCAGCGCCAGGACCGGGCCGCTGACGGCCGCGGCATCGGTCAGCGACTGCACGCGCAGGAGCTCCGCGAGCCACTGCGGCTCCGGAATCTCGTCGTCGTCCAGCATCGCGAGAAACGGCGCGCGCGCCCGTGCGACCGCCAGCGCGGCATTGCGCACGTTGGAGAGGCCGCGCTCGCGCACGACCAGGTATTCGATCGCGAACGGGAGCAGCGCGGCGGCTTCCCGGACGACGGCGCGCGCGCTCTCTTCCGGATCGTTATCGAGGACGACGACCGTGACCCGGGCGTGCTCGACGTCGGTCTGATGCCGCAAGGCGGCCAAGGCGCAACGCAAGAGCTTCGGCCGCCGGTAGGTCGGGACGACCAGGCACACGTCGGGGGTCACGAAGCGACTTCCGCGCCGTACTTGATCGTGCTGGCCTGATCGTACTCCTGGAACACGACGCCGAAGAGGCCCGCGAAGGCTCCGAGCCCGCGCGCGACGTCGACCATCGCCTCCACCGCGCCGGTCTTGCCGCGCACGATCGCTCGCGGTACGAACGTGACCAGACCCAAGCCGATCCGGCCGGCCGCCTTGCACAGCCGCAGGGCGATCACGCCGGCCGTTCCGTGGATCCGCAGGTCGCAGTACCAGAGCGTGTTGCCGCGCCGGAAGGCGCGCCGCAAGATGTATGTCACGCACAGCCGCTGCGGCAGGACGTACTCGGGCGCGATCGCGTTGGCCGCGTACGCGACCCGCCCCCCGCGCGCGAGAAGCTGCCGGAAGAAGAATTGATCGCTTCCGCCCGCGTTGGCGAAGGCAGTGTCGAAGTGCAGCCCGTCGATGGCCGGCGAGGCGAGCCAGAACACACCGTTCCCGGTGCAGCCGTCGTCGAGGAGCTGTCCGTCGGCGAAGGTCGGGATGTCGTAGAATGCGCCGCGACGGATCCACGCCGGCGCGCCGGCCGGGACGAGTCGCGGCACCGGACCGATCACCGCCGCCGCGCCGGTCTGGGCTTGGACACGCATCAGCTCCGCCAGCCATTGCGGTTCGGGCACCTCGTCGTCGTCCAACATGATCAAGAACGGCGCTCGCTCGCGGCCGATCGCGAGCGCCGCGTTGCGGACGTTCACGATTCCCGGTCGCGGGCAGACGGCGTAGTCGACGGGGAACGGCATCGTGCTCCCGATCTCCTCGACGAGGGCGCGAGCGCTTTCCTCCGGATCGTTGTCGAGCACGACGACGCCCACCCGTTCGAGCGCGATTCCGGTCTGACGGCCCAGGCTCGCCATGACCGTACGCAGGAGGCGCGGCCGTTTATAGGTGGTCACGATCAGGCAGATGTCAGGGGTATTCATCGGCTCATCGCTATCACGCTTTGCTCGCTTGTGGTGTGCGTCGTGCGAGTGGACTCGAGATCATCGGCGATCGCAGCCTCGAGCGGCGCGAAGACGCGGGCGGTGCTGAAGCGCGGCGCGGCGCCACGCGCGGCCCGGACCATTCGGGCGTGCTCCTCGTCGTCGGTCAGCATCCTGGCCACCGCGTCGGCGAACTCGCCCGGCTCGTTCGCGACCGCAAAGGGCGCAGGCTGAATGTCGAGCAGTCCTTGCGCGCCGATCGACGTCGTCACCATCGGTACGCCATAGGCCATCGCCTCCACCACCTTCAGCTTGAGCCCGCTGCCGGCGAGAAGCGGGGCGATGGCGACCGTCGCGCCGGAGAAGATCTCCGTCAGCTCATGGCTGAATCCCATCAGGGTCACGTTCTCCGGGACGCTGTCGAGGCGCAAGCAGATCGTCCCGTAGATCTCGAGGTGAGCGTGTGGAACGCGCGCGCGGATCTGTTCCCAGCACGACTCGAAGAACCAGCGAATGCCGTCGACGTTGGGCAGCGTCCCGCTCGCGACGAACACGCAGCGGCCGGGACGACGCGGTGCGCTCACACGCTGGTCCACGTCGATCGCCATCGGCAGCTCCACCACCCGCGCCGAGGGCACGAAGCGGCGAAACGTCTGTGCGTCCTCGCGCTGGATCGCGATCAGGTTTCGCGCGGCGGAGAGCACCTCTCGCTCCGTCTCGGCGCAGAAACCCGCCGGCCGAACCTCGAAACCGCGATCGCGAAGCGATTCGGCGCGCTGAATCTTCACGTCGTGGGTGATGACCCAGCCACTGCGCGCTCGGACGCCTTCACAATAGTTGAAGATCGAGTCGTACAGGATGACGTCCGGCTGGGCGCGTCGGGTGTACTCGCGCACGAAACGGCGCTCGCGCGGCGAGAGGAACGTTCCGAGCACATGCGAGAAGCCGCGAGCGCGCCGCAACGACGTCCGGGCTCGTTCGATTGCGGCGCGCAGCGGCTTGGGCAGCACGTCGAACACGCGATAGGCGAACGTCGTCGCGACGGCGACGGGCGAGCAGAGCACCGAATATCTCCCGACGCGGCGCAGGGCCGGAGAGACGAGCCGGTACGGCAAGCGCGCATCGGTGAGGACGACGGTGGTGATTCGCGGACGCAGCAGCAGCCAGGTAACGTGCCAGCCGCGCGCCGCGAAGCGCGCCACGATCGTCTTGACGTAGGTCGAAAGTCCGGACCGTTCGAGCGCGATCTGGTAGTCGGGCAAGAAGTCGCTCACGATCACGAGCTCACGCGGACGCACGCTCACCGCACCCGTTCCTCGCGACGCCGGGCACGCAAGATCATCCCGGCGACGAGCCAGGGTTCGACCAGGTAGCGGCGCCAGAACCGGGCCGGGTCGGCCGCGAAACGGAAGAGCCACTCGATCCCCAGGCGCCCCATCCAGCGGGGCGGCGTCGGCGTCGTGCCGGCGACGTATTCCAAGCACGCCCCCACCGTGAAGAAGCACGCCGGCGCCACGGTGTGCCGGTGGCTGAGGATCCAGCGCTCCTGTCGTCCCATCCCCATGCCGACGAGCACCACGTGCGGCCGGTACTCGGCCAGTCGGCGGGCCACGTCCGCACCGGCCTCGTCCCCTGGATCGAAGTAGCCGCAGACGCCGTCGACCTCCAGACCGGGCACGCGCGAGCGAACTGCCGCCAGGCCCAGGCGCTGCACCGTGGCCGTGCCGCCGATCCAGAACACGCGCCAACGCAGCGTCGCCGCGAGATGCAGCAAGGGCCAGATGACGTCCAGGACCGTTACGCGGTGATCGCGTCGGGCCGGCACGCCGGCCAGGCGGCACAGTCCGACGATCGGCATCCCGTCGATGTGCACGTACGTCTCGGGCAGCCCGTGCAGCGTGCGAAAGGCGAGGTCGTCCTGCAGGACGCGCAGGCCGTGCAGATTCTGCGAGGCCACGATACACTGCTCGCTCGCCTCGACGTGCGCGCGAACGATCTCGAGCAAGTCGTGTGCGGTCGTCGGCGTGATGCGCGCGCCGAAGACGTCGTATGAGGGAAACCGGCGCGAGAGATAGGCCGACGCCGTGTCGACGGTCATGTCTCGAGCGACCCGTTGGCGCGAGCGCTGACGGCGTGCCCGAGCACGGCATGCGGGGTGCGCGCGGCGATCGCATAGCAGCCGCCGTATGCCAGAACGGCGGCGGTGCACGCGAGCGCGAGCCAGGGGAGGCCGACGTGGACCGGGATCAGCAGCAAGACGGCAACCATGCCGAACGTCGCCACGCCGGCCTGGACCCACCCCGCGGCGCCGAAGGGGAGCGGGAAGAAGCGCCGTCCCCATGCCGCGCTCAAGCCGATACCGAGCGCGTTCGCGATCAGCGACGACCCGGCGGCACCGTACGCGCCGTAGCGCGGAATCAGCGCCAGGCTGCAGACGATCCCCGCGGCCGTCGCCGCCACGCTGATGAGCGCGGCCGGGCGCGTGCGCCGCGAGAGCTCGAACGCCTGATCGAAGTAGAACGTGCGCAAGCCGTAGAGTGCCGTCGCGACGGCGGCGAGCGCGATGATGGTCTCGGCCCCGTTCTGGAAATGGCGACCGAAGAAGGTGTGCGCGATCGGCCCCGCCAGGACGACCAGGCCGGCCACGGCCGGAATCGCCAAGCCGAGCATCAGCCGCACGTTTTGCCGCAGCTGCGCGCGCGCCGCCTCGGCGCCGTCCGTGTCGAGCAACCGCATCGCGAGCGGCTGCCCGGCAAGCGCAGTCGCCGAAATCAGCAAGTACACGGACTGGCGAGAGAAGTCGAACGCCACCGAATAGATTCCGACCGCCGCGGTTCCGGCCGTCACCCCGAGCAGAAGCCGGTCGAAGGTCACGTTGAGCTGAGCGAGGACCCCGGTCGCGGTGATCGGCCAGCCGAAGTGCGCGAGCCGGTGAAACAGCTCGCGGTCGAACCGTCCGCTCATCGCGGGCGCCCATTGCCCGACGGCGAGCAACGCGCTGGCGTTTCCCAGCGTGAAGCCGAGCAGCAGGCCTTCGCCTTTCAGACCCATCGCGATGCAGCACAACGAGACGACGACGGTGGTGAAGGCGCGCGTCACGCTGAGGGCGCCGTACGCGCCGACCGCGCGCTTCGCCTGAAGCACGGTGATCGTCAGCTCGAACCATCCGTTGGCGATCGTGGCCGCAACGGTCAGCGCGATCGCGGTCGTCGAGAACCGCCCCCACGCCGCGAGTGCGGCGACCTCGACGAGCGCGAGCACCAGCGCGGTCCCGGCGAACGACACCAGCACCGTCCGGGCCAGAGCCGGATCCATGACGAGCGTGCTGCCGAGCGTGCGCAGCATCGCGACGCGCACCCAATAGAATGCGACCGCGGCGAACAGAGCGATGCTGGCGAGCAGGGCATAGAGACCGACCGCGCCCGGTTCGAGCAGTCGCGTGTACAGTGAAACGGCGAGCACGGTGACGAGCGCGGGAAGAATCCGGCCCGCGAAGTAACCGCCGAAATGGCGAACGACCGGTGGAAGCCTCACGGCGAGGCTCCGGCGGCGAGCGAAACGCTCGCCGCTTCCAGCCCGCGAAACCACGCCAGTGTTTCGGCGAGCGAGCTCTCGAGCTGACCGGCGTCGGCCGCCGCCGGCGGCACCTGGTGGGTCGCGAGCGGAACGCTCGCGGGGTTTGCGGGCCGCGTCCGCATCGCGATCCCGGCGACCAGTGAGAGGGTAGCGGCAAACTCGGCCGTCGTGACGACGGCATCGGCTTCACGGAGATTGGCGGCATGCCGCTTGCCGGCCTCGACCCACTCGACGAGGTCGTGCGCGATGCGGCGCGACGAACTGACCTCGAGCGGGACTCCCTCGATGCCGCGAATCGGCAGCGGTTCCCCGGCGGCGCAGGCCGCGAACAGCTCGTAGACGAGCGCCGATGGCCGGCGGCGCATGCGCGGCCCGTACGCGATGCCGCGGCAGATCAACGCGTTCTCGGACTGCGCGCTCGCGGTGCGGGCTTCCATGCCCGGCGGCGACTCGCGTATACGCCGCAACGCGACGACGGGCACGGCCAGCTCGGCGCCGATACGCGTGCTCGTCGCGGGCGCATCGGCGAGGTCGAAGACGACCTTCGCTCGCGCGTGCAGCACCTCCAACGCCTGCCTCACCTGCGCGAGCGACGCGGGCGAGTTCCAGAACGCGAAGGCTCCGCGCCCCGATTGGATGGCGGTCGCGGTGTTCGTCAGCGATCCCGACTGTAGCGTGTCGACGATGACCACGGGCTGGCGGCGCGCGATGAGCACCTCGACCAACGCGCTTCCGAGAAACCCCGCTCCACCGACGACGATCGAGGCCATGTGCCGCCGCTCAGCGCTCCAGGACGAGTCTGTGCGAGTCGGTCGACGATGGCACCGTCTCACCGTGCACGACGCGCAGCGATCCGCGGCCCGGGGTGACGATATCGACGCCTTGCGCGCCCTCCGCCGCCAGCTCGGCCAGGCGCCGCGGCTCGGCGGCGACGACGCCCAGGACGCGCGCACCGAAGCGCGAGAGGGCGGGCACGACGTCCCGATCCGCACGGCGCACCCGCCGCCCCATTCCGACGACCAGGATCACGCCGTCCACGATCCGAGCGGCATCGAGCGCGACGCTGCTCTCCAAGATGCGCGCCGTCTCGATGACGCACACGTCGTATTCGGCCTTCAGCTCCGCGAGGCGCAGTCCGAGCGCGACCGCCGGGCGCTGCTCGCCGGCGTCCAGGCGCAGCAACGCCGTCGTACGTCCGGCGGCGGCGAACGCGTTTGCCAGCCCCAACCCCAACCCCGAGCCGTCGTCGTCGTCGGTCGAGGCGACGAGGATCATGGTCGGGGCACCGACTTCGGCCTCGATGGCGACCCGCAGAATCCGGAGTTGCTCGTCCAGAGAAATTGCCATGACGATCGCCTCCCTTCAGCTCAGCGTCGCGACGACCGGCGCGCCGTAGACGGTCTCGACGATCGTGACCGACCACATGCGATACTCGCGCCGGTCCAGCCAGAGGATCATCGCGAAGGCGATGCACAGGGACAGGAGCAGCGCCAGGGCGATCCGCACGGGCAGCACCGTGTAGAAGACCGGCTTGCCGTAGGGGGCGCGGTCGAGCACGCTGACGGAGCCGATGGAGCCCGCTTGCGCCTGGTCGGCCCGCGCTTCGGCCAGACGCGAGGAGAGCACGCCGTACGCCGACGTCTGCACGTCGCGTTCGCGTTGCAGATCGTCGAATCGCGACGCCAGCGTCTTGCCGGTGTTCAGCTCGGCTTGCGTCTCGCGCAGTACTTGATTCAGCCCTTGCAGCTTCGCGGCGTCACCCGCCGCGACCGATTGCGCACGGGTCGCCTCGCCGAGCGCCGCGGCGTAGCCCGTGTCGAGCGCGGGGGGTTTCTGTTGCAGGATGGCGCGCCGGCCCTGTACCGCGCTGCGCTCGCCAGCCACGGTGTGACGAAGCTCCGGCAAGCCGGGATATGCGTCCGAGTACTGCGACTGCACGGCCGCGAGGCGCGCGAAATCGCGCCCGAACTGATCGACGACGTCACGATACGCCGGATCGCTCTCGGTGATCTCGCGGCGCGCGGCCAACTCGGCTTCCGCCGGCCGCCGGTTCGTCACCGAGGCGGCCGCGGCTTCTCCCTTCGCGACCGCCTCGACCTCGGCTCGCTCTTCGGCGAGCGTTTGGTACTGGGCGCTCAACGAGTGCGCATCGTCGTGCGCGGCCAAATACGGCGCGGCGGCGGTGAGACGCTGGATCTCGGTATCGACCCGGTTGATGCGCGCGCGACGGGCCTCGACTTGTTGCTGCAAATCCGCCGTGAGCACGCGGAACCGCGCCGTCGCGCGGTCGTGGTAGAAGCGCGTCATCTCGTCGGCGACGGCGTTCGCGCCGGCGGCACTGTCCGCCGACGAGAGCCCGGTGAAGCGGATCACGACGATCGCTCCCGGTGAGAGCGCGATCGCCCCGGCCGGCGGCGCCGACAGGTTCGCCTTGATATGGTGCATGAGGCGCAGCAGGGCGTGCGGGTCCTGGCCCCACCCGATGTCGCGCGCCACGTTCGTGAGCACGGTCGGCGTCGTGGCGAGATACGGCAAGTCGGCCGAGAGGATCGGCTTGGTCGAGGACGTGGCGTCGGCCGGCGTGTCGTGGTCGCCGCCGGCCGCCATCAGCACCGACGACTGGGCGGCATACTCGGTGGGAACGACGAGCACGGCGAGCGCGTCGAGCACCAGCGCCGCGACGAGGAACGCCACCGCGAACGGACGCCGGCGCCGAACGAGAACGTCTTTGACCTGAGCGAGCCGCATCATCAGTGCGCTCCTTGGCCGTTCACGACGACCCGCACGGTCTCGAGCAAGATCTTCAGGTCGGTCGACGCCGATGCGCGGCGAATGTACTCGAGGTCCAGCAGCGTCGCTTCCGGGCGGTGCAGCGGGACCTTCGAGCGGCACGTCACCTGCCAAAGCCCGGTGAGGCCGGGCGCGGCGAGATGCCGCAAGTGCTGCCACGGCGCGTACTCGCGCACGATGAAGGGCATCTCCGGGCGCGGCCCGATCAGCGTCATGTCGCCGCGAATCACGTTGATCAGCTGAGGCAGCTCGTCGATCGAGGTCTTACGCAAGACGCGCCCGACGCGAGTGATCCGTGCGTCGCTCGAAGTCGACGGCGTGAACTCGTCGCCGCACATGTCGACGCGCATGGTTCTCAGCTTGTACATCGCGAAGAGGCGTTCGAAGCGTCCGACGCGGTGCTGAACGAACAGGGCCGGCCCGCGATCCTCCGCAAGGATCGCGAGGATCGCGAGCAGGAGCAGCGGCGCGGTGACGACCAGCACGACGGTCGCGACGAAAACGTCCAGCATGCGACGTGCGACGCGTGCCGAGCGCCGGCTGCCGTAGACGAAGCTGATGTGCGGGACGTCGTCGTCCCGCTCCGGCACGACGCCGATGTGGTGATCGGACCGAACGGTTGGGACGGAAACGGTCTGGCGGCGCATGATCATGGGAACAGGATCCAGCGCAGCGTGGAAGCCAGCGAGGCGAGGATCGTGTTGTCGATCCGCTTTCCGTGCGGTACGTAGACCTGATCGCCGTCGGCCAATCGAGGGTTCGCGGACATGTCGCCGCGCGCGACGAGCGTCACGTCGTACATCTCGACGACGCCGTCGTGCACGACATGGACGTGCCCGAGGTCGCCGTCCTTGTCCGGGCCGCCGGCGCTGAAGACGGCCGCCAGCAGCGAGACGTCGCTCTTGAGCGTGACCGTTCCGGGATGCAGTACGATCCCGGCGACGGTCACTTGCGGCGCCGTTTGAACGACGAGCACGTCGCCGTTCACGGCCGGCTCGCGAAACGCCGGGTCGGCGATCGAGATCGACGTGTCGGTTCCGTTTCGCCGGAGGATGATGCCGGCCGTCCGCGCGGCGTCGGTCAATCCGTAGACTTGATCGATCGCGTCGGAAAGCGGCTCGTCGGGAGCCAAGTGCGCGAACCCCGGCTGGCGCACCGCACCGCTCACCTGCACCGCGATGGGCTTGTCATGGAACAGCACCGCGTCGCCGGGTCGCAACTGCGGACCGGACTCGCCCGCCGCGGCCAGAGCGACCATGTCGTACGTGCCGAGCAGCGCACCGTCGCGTTCCACTCGCACCGCGCGCATGTCGATCTGCGAGTGGTACGGGTCGAACGCCGGCGGTGCGTTCTGCGCGACCAGCTCCGGCGTCTGCCCCGTCATCCGAATCGCGTCGATGGCGCCCGCCAAGGTCTGACCCGGGTAGTACTTCGCGACGCCGTCATTGAGCGGGAAGGGCCAGCCCGCGATCGTGATCGACGATCCTTCGCTCTGGCGCTGGACTTCGACCGCGGCGAACGGGAGGTACGGCCGAAGGCGAGCGCTGATCCGGCGGGCCGCGTTCGCCGGCGTATCGCCGGCCACGTGAACGATGCCCGCCATCACCAGGATGATGTTGCCGGTACTGTCGACGACGTGGGTTCCCGACAGCTCCGGATGGTTGTAGACGTTGACGTAGACCTGATCCCCGACGTGGACCGGGGCATCGGCGGCGAGGACGCCGAGCGGAATGGCTGCGAGGGAGACGGACGCCACCGCCGCGAGCAGCGTCCGCGCAAGCCGAAAGGAGTACATGTTCCTCTCTATTGATAGACGTGGACGTAGTCGACGAGCATGGTCGCCGGGAAGGACGTGCTCGCGTTCGGTGCGCCCGGGAAGTCGCCGCCGACGGCCAGGTTGAGAACGAGGTAGAACGGCTGGTTGAAGACCCACGTCCCGCCGGTCGGAATCGTGGACGGTGTCACCGTCGCGTACAGCGCGTTGTCGAAGTAGTAGCCGATGCTGCTGGCGGTCCAGAGCACGCCGTAGCTGTGGAAGCCCTGCGAGAGCACGACGTTGGGCACGGTGTACTCCACCGTCAGCGGACCGGTCGTGTCGAAGCCGGGGCCGTGCAGCGCGCCGAACACCGTCGAGGGATCCGAGCCGATGATCTCCATCGGGTCGATCTCACCCTCGTTGGCGCCGGACGGCGTCGTCATCCAGAACGCGGGCCACAGGCCCTGCCCCGCCGGCACCTGGATGCGTGCCTCGAAGTACCCGTACGTCTGGGAGAACAGGCCGCGAGTCGTCAACCGCGCCGAGACGTATTGACACGGGCCGTACGAGCAGGTGGCATTGAACGGATTGCCGGCGTTCGCCGTGATCACCAGGTGCCCGTTGCCGTCCTGTTCCGCGTACTGCGGCGCGTAGTTCGGCGCGCTCGGGTTGGTGACGTTCGCGTAGTACTCGAGCTCCTGATTCTCGGACCACGGCCCGGTGTCGTCGGTCCACTTGGTGGTGTCGACCGGAGCGTTGGCCGCGCCCGTGAACTCGTCGTCGAAGACCAGCGTCATCCCGCTCGACGGTGATTGCGGCGGCGGGGGTGACTGGGTGGGGACGGACGTCGGCGCGATGCTCGGCGCCGGGGTCGGCGCGCCGACGGATTGCGGGATCGCGATCGCCGCGAACCAGTATTGGACGTCCGGCGCGAACGAGAACGCGCTGCTGCCGCCGGTGAAGTTCAGGGTCGTTCCCGACACGGTGGCCGGGCCCTCGAAGCCGTACTGCCACCCGAGCGATGGGCGAGTCGGGTCGTACAGGGCCAGATAGTACGACGCACCCGACACGATGTCGGCCTGCGGAACGACGAGCGAGAAGCCGGGCGTGGTC
This region includes:
- a CDS encoding glycoside hydrolase family 16 protein; this encodes MNAWKIGALGFGLVVASALAACGGGGVGVAPHSGATPTTAPTATATPTSLPIPSASPYSVTQQQVGVPIATAPPSGQPTAAPVPVSLANNGTGTAATLQMPPAQSPGTESITATLQDTAPASIPVLDLKRAAQAIRRTQATGNAVPLVYLALYWASPITFLTTPGFSLVVPQADIVSGASYYLALYDPTRPSLGWQYGFEGPATVSGTTLNFTGGSSAFSFAPDVQYWFAAIAIPQSVGAPTPAPSIAPTSVPTQSPPPPQSPSSGMTLVFDDEFTGAANAPVDTTKWTDDTGPWSENQELEYYANVTNPSAPNYAPQYAEQDGNGHLVITANAGNPFNATCSYGPCQYVSARLTTRGLFSQTYGYFEARIQVPAGQGLWPAFWMTTPSGANEGEIDPMEIIGSDPSTVFGALHGPGFDTTGPLTVEYTVPNVVLSQGFHSYGVLWTASSIGYYFDNALYATVTPSTIPTGGTWVFNQPFYLVLNLAVGGDFPGAPNASTSFPATMLVDYVHVYQ